The genomic DNA CCGACATGCTGCGGCGGCTTTCGCTGAGCGCCTGGGCCGCCTGACAGCCACCCTCAGGCACCCTCGCCCGCCCGAGCCGCGTCAGCGCTCAACCGAAAGTGAACGCGTAGGCCTGCGCGCCGGCGTCGAGAAACTCGATCTCGAACAGCCGGTCCCGGCTGCCCTCCGCCTGCCGCACCAGCTGATAGAGCTTCTGTGCATCGATCACGCCGTGGCCCTGTGCATCGGTGTCGGCACCATGGTCCGCGAGCGGCGGCTTTCCATCCACCAGCACCCTGAAGCGCACCGGCCTGCCATTGGCCGCCGGGCCCAGCACCAGGTGCAGGTCGCGTGCCTGGAAGCGATAGGCGATGCGGCCATTGGTGCTGTTCAGCACCGCGCGCTCGGCCTCCACCGTCCAGTCGCCCGCCAGCGACCACTGGTTGGTGCGCAGCGCCGAGGCGGCCGGCCGGTAGACCGTCGCGCGGTCCCGCGCGATGCCGCCGGGCGAGACAAAGCCGTGCGCGCGCTCGTGGCCCAGGTAGGTTTCGCCGGACAGCGGCGGCTCGGCGCCGGGCGCGGCCTGGGTGCCCTGCCCGAGCGGCGCCACCAGCCCGGCGGCGATGCGGGTCTGCCCGGCCTCCGCCAGCAGCTGCTGGATGACCTGCTCGGCCTTGTCGTAGCGGTTCTCGCCGAACTGGTGGTGGCGGATGCGGCCCTCGGCATCGATGAAATAGAACGCGGGCCAGGCCTGGTTGTCGAAGCCGCGCCAGACTGCGAAGTCATTGTCCAGCGCCACCGGAAAGCCGATGTCCAGGTCCTTGACGGCCTTGCGCACATTGGCCGGCTTCTTCTCGAACGCGAACTCCGGCGAATGCACGCCGATGACCACCAGCCCCGCGTCCTTGTACTTCTCGGCCCATGCCCGAAGGTAGGGCAGCGTGCGCAGGCAGTTGATGCACGAATAGGTCCAGAAGTCGACCAGCACCACCTTGCCGCGCAGGGCCTCGGGCGCGAGCGGCGCGGAGTTGATCCATTCGGTGGCGCCCGCCAAGGAGGGAAAGCGGCCTTCGACCTTGAGTTCGCGCGCGGGCAGCGGGGCCGTTCGGTTGTCCGACACGCGCACGAAGCCCGCGTCTTCCCGCAGCGCGACCGGTTCCGGCTGCGACTTGCCTGGCTTGATCCTGTCCACCAGCGCCTGCTCCAGCGCCGAGGTGGTGCCCACCGACAGGCGGGCGAGCAAGCCGGTGTCCAGCCCCAGCGCAATGGCGCCCACGCCCGCCAGCACGGCCGCGCCGGCCGCGCGCCGCACCCATTCACCGGTATGCAGCGAACGCTTCATGATGGAGAACAGCCGCCCGCCGAACAGCAGCGCGGCCGCGAGCGAGGTGCACGCGCCGGCCGCATAGGCCAGCAGCAGCAGCGAGGTGCCGACGCTCGCGCCATTGAGCGCCGCGCCCGTCAGGATCAGGCCGAGGATCGGCCCCGCGCACGGCGCCCAGAGCAGCCCCGTGCCCACGCCCAGCAACAACGGCGAGAACACCGAGGCCGCTACCGCACCGCCATCGCCGCGCGGCTCGGACATGCGGATGCCCAGCGCGACCAGCGGCCGGCTCATGCGGTCGGCGACGCTCGGGAACAGCAGGCTCACGCCGAACAGCGCGAGCACGGCAATGGCGGCCTGGCGCCCGTACTCGTTGAGCGTGACGATCCAGCCGCCGCCCACCGCCGCCAGCGTGGCCACGGCGGCAAAGGCCAGCGCCATGCCCAGCAGCATCGGCAGGCCGTGCGAGCGGAACGGACGGTCGGCGCGCGCGAACACGAAAGGCAGCACCGGCAGGATGCAGGGGCTCAGGATGGTGAGCACCCCGCCCAGGTAGGCAATGAGGAGGACGAGCATGATGTTTGGGGGTCGTCGGTGGCGAATCAGCCCTGGAGGGCGGTGCGGGCGGGCGCGGCGTCCAGCGCGAGCCGGGCCTCGAGCCCGCCTTCGGCGCGGTTCTTCAGCGTGAGCTCGGCGCCCATGGCCATGGCCAGCTGGTGCGCAATCGCCAGGCCCAGGCCGGTGCCGCCGGTGCTGCGGTTGCGCGAACTCTCGACGCGGTAGAAGGGCTTGAGCACGGCATCGAGCTCGTCCGGCGGAATGCCCGGTCCGTTGTCGAGCACGCTCAGCACCAGCCGGCCGTCTTCTTCGGCCTGCACGCGCAGGCACACCTCGCTGCCGAACTTGAGCGCGTTGTCGATCA from Variovorax sp. V93 includes the following:
- a CDS encoding cytochrome c biogenesis protein DipZ, which produces MLVLLIAYLGGVLTILSPCILPVLPFVFARADRPFRSHGLPMLLGMALAFAAVATLAAVGGGWIVTLNEYGRQAAIAVLALFGVSLLFPSVADRMSRPLVALGIRMSEPRGDGGAVAASVFSPLLLGVGTGLLWAPCAGPILGLILTGAALNGASVGTSLLLLAYAAGACTSLAAALLFGGRLFSIMKRSLHTGEWVRRAAGAAVLAGVGAIALGLDTGLLARLSVGTTSALEQALVDRIKPGKSQPEPVALREDAGFVRVSDNRTAPLPARELKVEGRFPSLAGATEWINSAPLAPEALRGKVVLVDFWTYSCINCLRTLPYLRAWAEKYKDAGLVVIGVHSPEFAFEKKPANVRKAVKDLDIGFPVALDNDFAVWRGFDNQAWPAFYFIDAEGRIRHHQFGENRYDKAEQVIQQLLAEAGQTRIAAGLVAPLGQGTQAAPGAEPPLSGETYLGHERAHGFVSPGGIARDRATVYRPAASALRTNQWSLAGDWTVEAERAVLNSTNGRIAYRFQARDLHLVLGPAANGRPVRFRVLVDGKPPLADHGADTDAQGHGVIDAQKLYQLVRQAEGSRDRLFEIEFLDAGAQAYAFTFG